In Flavobacterium okayamense, a single window of DNA contains:
- a CDS encoding sodium-translocating pyrophosphatase, producing the protein MDSIMIYVPIIMALVGLAFMLYKRAWVLKQDAGDGKMKEISDYIYEGALAFLKAEYKLLTFFVIGASIALAAISFIVPTTHILIVVAFIFGAIFSALAGNMGMKIATKTNVRTTQAARTSLPQALKVSFGGGTVMGLGVAGLAVLGLTGFFIILYQVFMNGGWSSTEDMTIVLETLAGFSLGAESIALFARVGGGIYTKAADVGADLVGKVEAGIPEDDPRNPATIADNVGDNVGDVAGMGADLFGSYVATVLAAMVLGNYVIKDMGGAIEDAFGGIGPILLPMAIAGFGILFSIIGTMLVKISSDDAKEKQVQGALNIGNWVSIGLTLVSCYFLVKYMLPETMKMEFFGEGLKDISSMRVFYATLIGLFVGGAISSVTEYYTGLGTKPVLAIVQKSSTGAGTNVIAGLATGMISTFPTVLLFGGAIWASYALAGFYGVALAASAMMATTAMQLAIDAFGPIADNAGGIAEMSELPKEVRTRTDILDSVGNTTAATGKGFAIASAALTSLALFAAYVTFTGIDGINIFKAPVLAMLFVGGMIPVVFSALAMNSVGKAAMDMVYEVRRQFKEISGIMEGTGKPEYGKCVEISTKAALREMMLPGILTIGFPIAIVLVGMLVYPDNNQLVAEMLGGYMAGVTVSGVLWAVFQNNAGGAWDNAKKSFEAGVEINGEMTYKGSDAHKAAVTGDTVGDPFKDTSGPSMNILIKLTCLIGLVIAPILGGHGATTEKGACCAKTEMTCGENGHCDLSKCATMTKEECAAMCEAKGCSDACKAKCMAQYDENGKYIGGEAHVHGPNCNHGAEMKVVDMKVIKEKNDDGKVKATVTLTTEINGEVKTEEHVFEGDDLEVQAQIDKLGQR; encoded by the coding sequence ATGGATTCAATAATGATTTATGTGCCAATAATAATGGCATTAGTAGGATTAGCTTTTATGCTTTATAAAAGAGCATGGGTTTTAAAACAAGATGCTGGAGATGGTAAAATGAAAGAAATTTCAGATTATATCTACGAAGGAGCATTAGCCTTTTTAAAAGCAGAATATAAACTATTAACTTTTTTCGTTATAGGAGCAAGTATTGCTTTAGCAGCAATTTCATTTATTGTTCCTACAACTCACATATTAATTGTAGTTGCGTTTATTTTCGGAGCGATATTTTCGGCTCTAGCAGGAAATATGGGAATGAAGATTGCTACAAAAACAAACGTTAGAACGACTCAAGCGGCACGTACTAGTTTACCACAAGCATTAAAAGTTTCTTTTGGTGGTGGAACCGTTATGGGATTAGGAGTTGCTGGTTTAGCAGTTCTTGGTTTAACAGGTTTTTTCATCATTTTATACCAAGTTTTTATGAATGGTGGTTGGTCTTCAACGGAAGATATGACTATCGTTTTAGAAACATTAGCGGGATTCTCATTAGGTGCTGAATCAATCGCTTTATTCGCACGTGTAGGTGGGGGTATTTACACTAAAGCTGCCGATGTAGGTGCGGATTTAGTAGGTAAAGTTGAAGCAGGTATTCCTGAAGATGATCCGCGTAATCCAGCTACTATTGCTGATAACGTTGGGGATAATGTTGGTGACGTTGCAGGTATGGGTGCCGATTTGTTTGGTTCTTATGTAGCAACAGTTTTAGCAGCTATGGTTTTAGGTAACTATGTTATTAAAGATATGGGTGGTGCAATTGAAGATGCTTTTGGCGGAATTGGACCAATCTTATTACCAATGGCAATTGCTGGTTTCGGAATTTTATTCTCTATCATTGGAACAATGTTAGTTAAAATTTCATCTGACGATGCTAAAGAAAAACAAGTTCAAGGTGCTTTAAATATTGGTAACTGGGTTTCAATTGGATTAACATTAGTTTCGTGTTATTTCTTAGTGAAATATATGTTGCCTGAAACAATGAAAATGGAATTCTTTGGAGAAGGATTAAAAGATATTTCTTCAATGAGAGTTTTCTATGCTACATTAATTGGTTTATTTGTAGGTGGAGCTATTTCATCAGTTACAGAATATTATACAGGTTTAGGTACAAAGCCAGTATTAGCAATCGTACAAAAATCATCAACTGGAGCAGGAACAAACGTAATCGCTGGTTTAGCAACAGGTATGATTTCTACATTCCCAACAGTTTTATTATTTGGTGGAGCTATTTGGGCTTCTTACGCATTAGCAGGTTTCTATGGTGTTGCTTTAGCAGCTTCTGCAATGATGGCTACAACTGCTATGCAGTTAGCAATTGATGCTTTCGGACCAATCGCTGATAACGCAGGTGGTATTGCTGAAATGAGTGAATTGCCAAAAGAAGTTCGTACAAGAACAGATATTTTAGATTCAGTAGGAAATACTACAGCTGCAACTGGTAAAGGTTTTGCTATTGCTTCAGCTGCTTTAACTTCATTAGCGTTGTTTGCGGCTTATGTTACTTTTACAGGAATTGATGGAATTAACATTTTCAAAGCTCCAGTATTAGCAATGTTATTCGTTGGTGGTATGATTCCAGTTGTTTTCTCTGCATTAGCAATGAACTCTGTAGGTAAAGCAGCAATGGACATGGTATACGAAGTACGTCGCCAATTTAAAGAAATTTCTGGTATTATGGAAGGTACTGGAAAACCAGAATATGGTAAATGTGTTGAAATTTCTACAAAAGCAGCTTTACGTGAAATGATGTTACCAGGAATTCTAACAATTGGTTTCCCTATTGCAATTGTATTAGTGGGAATGTTAGTATATCCAGATAACAACCAATTAGTAGCAGAAATGTTAGGAGGTTATATGGCTGGTGTTACGGTTTCAGGTGTACTTTGGGCAGTTTTCCAAAATAATGCAGGTGGAGCTTGGGATAATGCTAAAAAATCTTTCGAAGCTGGTGTTGAAATCAATGGAGAAATGACATACAAAGGTTCAGATGCTCATAAGGCAGCTGTAACTGGAGATACAGTTGGAGATCCATTTAAAGATACTTCAGGGCCTTCAATGAACATCTTAATTAAATTAACATGTTTAATTGGTCTAGTAATTGCTCCAATCTTAGGTGGTCATGGTGCTACAACAGAAAAAGGTGCTTGTTGTGCAAAAACTGAAATGACTTGTGGCGAAAATGGACATTGCGATTTATCTAAATGCGCTACAATGACAAAAGAGGAATGTGCTGCTATGTGTGAAGCAAAAGGATGCTCTGATGCTTGTAAAGCAAAATGTATGGCTCAATATGATGAGAATGGAAAATATATTGGCGGGGAAGCTCACGTTCACGGACCAAATTGCAATCATGGAGCAGAAATGAAAGTTGTAGATATGAAAGTGATTAAAGAGAAAAATGATGATGGAAAAGTAAAAGCAACAGTTACTTTAACAACAGAAATCAACGGTGAAGTTAAAACTGAAGAGCATGTTTTTGAAGGAGACGACCTAGAAGTTCAAGCTCAAATAGATAAATTAGGACAAAGATAA